A genomic segment from Patescibacteria group bacterium encodes:
- a CDS encoding GIY-YIG nuclease family protein encodes MKSSVYILECKDKSYYIGSTKDLRKRLIEHKNGRVKSTKNCAPFSIKLIEEYDEFKLAFKREKQLKSWKKRSAIERLFK; translated from the coding sequence ATGAAATCATCCGTTTATATACTTGAATGCAAAGATAAGTCATATTACATTGGTTCGACTAAAGATTTAAGGAAGAGGTTAATAGAACATAAAAATGGCAGAGTAAAATCTACAAAAAATTGCGCCCCGTTCTCTATAAAATTAATTGAAGAATATGATGAATTTAAACTTGCGTTTAAGAGAGAAAAACAGTTAAAATCATGGAAGAAGAGAAGCGCGATCGAAAGATTATTTAAGTAA